A genomic region of Herbaspirillum sp. DW155 contains the following coding sequences:
- the paaE gene encoding 1,2-phenylacetyl-CoA epoxidase subunit PaaE codes for MNKFYPLTISGVKQETRDTIVVSFDVPPELQDTFAYEQGQHLTLRSQLQGEELRRSYSICSARQDKQLRVAIKRVPGGLFSNWANESFAPGQRIEAMPPMGHFNVPLDPSNRKHYLAFAAGSGITPMLSIIKTTLLAEPHSHFMLIYANRSSSSVIFKEELTDLKDTYLERFKVVYVMSREQQDVEMFNGRIDRAKCDAFFTSWINLRDVDAVFLCGPEEMVQAVTESLQAHGMPKAQIKTELFAAGTPAREHVSRPVVGKKECEVTVIVDGYHNVFTMDKEKESVLDAGLRHGIDLRYSCKGGVCATCRCKVVEGKVDMDANYALEDYEIARGFVLSCQSFPVSDKLLLDFDQDN; via the coding sequence ATGAACAAATTCTATCCACTGACCATCTCGGGCGTGAAGCAGGAAACGCGCGATACCATCGTGGTCTCCTTCGACGTTCCGCCCGAGCTGCAGGACACCTTCGCCTATGAGCAGGGCCAGCACCTGACGCTGCGCTCGCAGTTGCAGGGCGAGGAGCTGCGCCGTTCCTATTCGATCTGCTCGGCGCGCCAGGACAAGCAGTTGCGGGTCGCCATCAAGCGCGTGCCCGGTGGCCTGTTCTCGAACTGGGCCAATGAATCCTTTGCGCCGGGCCAGCGCATCGAGGCGATGCCGCCCATGGGCCACTTCAACGTGCCGCTGGACCCCTCCAACCGCAAGCACTACCTGGCCTTCGCGGCCGGCAGCGGCATCACGCCGATGCTGTCGATCATCAAGACCACGCTGCTGGCCGAGCCGCACAGCCATTTCATGCTGATCTATGCCAACCGATCCTCGTCCTCGGTGATCTTCAAGGAAGAGTTGACCGACCTGAAGGATACCTACCTCGAACGCTTCAAGGTGGTCTACGTGATGAGCCGCGAACAGCAGGACGTGGAAATGTTCAACGGTCGCATCGACCGCGCCAAGTGTGATGCCTTCTTTACTTCCTGGATCAATCTCAGGGACGTCGACGCGGTCTTCCTGTGCGGCCCCGAAGAGATGGTGCAGGCGGTGACCGAATCGCTGCAGGCGCACGGCATGCCCAAGGCGCAGATCAAGACCGAGCTGTTCGCGGCCGGCACACCGGCGCGCGAGCACGTATCGCGCCCGGTGGTAGGCAAGAAGGAATGCGAGGTCACCGTGATCGTGGATGGCTATCACAACGTCTTCACCATGGACAAGGAAAAGGAATCGGTGCTCGATGCGGGCCTCAGGCACGGCATCGACCTGCGCTATTCCTGCAAGGGCGGCGTGTGCGCCACCTGCCGCTGCAAGGTGGTCGAGGGCAAGGTGGACATGGATGCCAACTACGCGCTGGAAGACTACGAGATCGCGCGCGGCTTCGTGCTGAGCTGCCAGTCCTTCCCGGTGAGCGACAAGCTGCTGCTGGACTTCGACCAGGACAACTGA
- the paaG gene encoding 2-(1,2-epoxy-1,2-dihydrophenyl)acetyl-CoA isomerase PaaG, with protein sequence MGYQSILFENHDGVAVITLNRPDKLNSFTVAMHLELREAIATLQADPTVRVLLLTGAGRGFCAGQDLGDRAVNPGDDAVDLGESIDKYYGPLVKSLRALPFPVICAVNGVAAGAGANLPLACDIVLAARSASFVEVFCKLGLIPDTGGTYFLPRLVGTARAMGMALLGEKISAEQAEHWGLIWKCVDDDKLMEQARAMAAHFARAPTRGLAATKATLYASPAHTLSEQLDLERDTMRALGHSRDYREGVSAFLEKRAPHFTGQ encoded by the coding sequence ATGGGCTACCAATCCATCCTCTTCGAGAACCATGACGGCGTGGCCGTCATCACCCTCAACCGTCCCGACAAGCTCAACAGCTTCACGGTGGCCATGCATCTGGAATTGCGCGAGGCCATCGCCACCCTGCAGGCCGATCCCACGGTGCGGGTGCTGCTCTTGACCGGCGCCGGACGCGGCTTCTGCGCCGGCCAGGACCTGGGCGACCGCGCCGTCAACCCCGGCGACGATGCGGTGGACCTGGGTGAATCCATCGACAAGTACTACGGCCCGCTGGTGAAGTCGCTGCGCGCCCTGCCCTTCCCGGTGATCTGCGCGGTCAATGGCGTGGCCGCCGGTGCGGGCGCCAACCTGCCGCTGGCCTGCGACATCGTGCTGGCAGCGCGCTCGGCCAGCTTCGTGGAAGTGTTCTGCAAGCTGGGATTGATCCCCGACACCGGCGGTACCTACTTCCTGCCGCGCCTGGTCGGTACGGCGCGTGCGATGGGCATGGCGCTGCTGGGCGAGAAGATCAGCGCCGAACAGGCCGAGCACTGGGGCCTGATCTGGAAGTGCGTCGATGACGACAAGCTGATGGAGCAGGCCCGCGCCATGGCCGCGCACTTCGCCCGCGCCCCGACCCGCGGCCTGGCCGCGACCAAGGCCACGCTGTATGCCAGCCCGGCGCATACGCTGAGCGAGCAGCTGGACCTGGAACGCGACACCATGCGCGCGCTGGGCCACAGCCGCGATTACCGCGAGGGCGTGAGCGCCTTCCTGGAAAAGCGCGCACCGCACTTCACGGGCCAATGA
- a CDS encoding 3-hydroxyacyl-CoA dehydrogenase, protein MSELQNSYALPASAAVAVIGAGTMGAGIAQVAALAGHPVQLYDSREGGAAKAISDIRANLDKLANKDKIPSQLAQDACERLSVAGSLQDLHGARLVVEAIVEQLAAKQELFGKLEAIVDAQCILASNTSSISITHIGAPLRHPERLAGMHFFNPVPQMGLVEIIRGLASDTAVVQCLHDTARAWGKVPVVARSTPGFIVNRLARPYYAEALRVLHECGAQPATIDAVMREAGGFRMGPFELMDLIGHDVNFAVTQSVFHAYFNDPRFTPSLIQQELVHAGRLGRKSGYGFYRYGSGAETPQPATEPSFDPPTVPLQLFGTHPLVEVVRARYQGRVEYCPPRADNLLMKAGPARVYLTEGRTATQQSYDYNMPDVVLVDLALDYARATRLGITRADQCRDRAYQVAAGVLQACGFALSPMADVPGMVVMRTVCMLVNEAADAINQGVCSRADADLAMQKGVNYPRGPLAWADAIGIDTVASVLRQLGATYGEDRYRLSPLLQRLQASGRKFHE, encoded by the coding sequence ATGAGCGAACTTCAGAACAGCTACGCCCTGCCCGCCAGCGCTGCGGTGGCGGTCATCGGCGCCGGCACCATGGGGGCCGGCATCGCCCAGGTGGCGGCACTCGCCGGCCATCCGGTGCAGCTCTACGACAGCCGCGAAGGCGGCGCCGCCAAGGCCATCAGCGACATCCGTGCAAACCTCGACAAGCTGGCCAACAAGGACAAGATCCCTTCGCAACTGGCCCAGGACGCCTGCGAACGGCTGTCGGTCGCAGGCAGCTTGCAAGACCTGCACGGCGCGCGCCTGGTGGTGGAGGCCATCGTCGAACAACTGGCGGCCAAGCAGGAATTGTTCGGCAAGCTGGAAGCCATCGTCGATGCGCAATGCATCCTGGCCAGCAATACCTCCTCGATCTCGATCACCCACATCGGCGCCCCGCTGCGCCACCCCGAACGCCTGGCGGGCATGCACTTCTTCAACCCGGTGCCGCAGATGGGGCTGGTGGAGATCATCCGTGGTCTGGCCAGCGATACGGCCGTGGTGCAATGCCTGCACGACACCGCGCGGGCGTGGGGCAAGGTGCCGGTGGTGGCCCGCTCGACACCGGGTTTCATCGTCAACCGTCTGGCCCGGCCCTACTACGCCGAAGCCCTGCGCGTGCTGCATGAGTGCGGCGCGCAGCCGGCCACCATCGATGCCGTCATGCGTGAAGCCGGGGGCTTTCGCATGGGGCCGTTCGAGCTGATGGACCTGATCGGACATGACGTCAATTTCGCGGTGACGCAATCAGTCTTCCATGCCTACTTCAACGATCCGCGCTTCACGCCCTCGCTGATCCAGCAGGAGCTGGTGCATGCCGGCCGCCTGGGCCGCAAGAGCGGGTATGGCTTCTATCGCTACGGCAGCGGCGCCGAGACACCTCAGCCCGCGACCGAGCCAAGCTTCGATCCGCCCACGGTGCCGCTGCAGTTGTTCGGCACGCATCCGCTGGTGGAAGTGGTACGCGCGCGCTACCAGGGCCGGGTGGAATACTGCCCCCCGCGTGCCGACAATCTGCTGATGAAGGCCGGTCCCGCCCGCGTCTACCTCACCGAAGGCCGTACCGCCACCCAGCAGTCCTACGACTACAACATGCCCGACGTGGTGCTGGTGGACCTGGCGCTGGACTATGCACGGGCCACACGCCTGGGCATCACCCGCGCCGACCAGTGCCGCGACCGCGCCTACCAGGTGGCTGCGGGCGTGCTGCAAGCCTGCGGCTTTGCGCTGTCGCCGATGGCCGACGTGCCGGGCATGGTGGTCATGCGCACCGTCTGCATGCTGGTCAACGAAGCCGCCGATGCGATCAACCAGGGGGTCTGCAGCCGGGCCGACGCCGATCTGGCCATGCAGAAGGGCGTCAACTATCCGCGTGGTCCGCTGGCCTGGGCCGATGCCATCGGCATCGATACGGTCGCCAGCGTCTTGCGCCAGCTCGGTGCCACCTATGGCGAGGACCGCTATCGGCTCTCGCCCCTGCTGCAACGTCTGCAAGCTTCCGGAAGGAAATTCCATGAATGA
- the paaI gene encoding hydroxyphenylacetyl-CoA thioesterase PaaI yields MNETALSFPSNEMEPQALAEATVQAMYPRDNASQSLGMKILDVGPGRARMSMLVRSDMLNGHATCHGGFIFALADSTFAFACNSRNLNTVASGCSIEYVAPALRNDVLTAEAQERTLAGRTGVYDITVSNQDGKIIALFRGKSYRIKGEVIAALPAAQQGRA; encoded by the coding sequence ATGAATGAGACCGCACTGTCTTTCCCATCGAACGAGATGGAGCCGCAAGCCCTGGCCGAAGCCACGGTGCAGGCCATGTACCCGCGCGACAATGCGTCGCAGTCACTGGGGATGAAGATCCTCGACGTCGGCCCGGGCCGCGCCCGTATGAGCATGCTGGTGCGCAGCGACATGCTCAACGGCCATGCCACCTGCCACGGCGGTTTCATCTTCGCGCTGGCCGACAGTACCTTTGCATTTGCCTGCAACAGCCGTAATCTCAACACCGTGGCATCGGGTTGCAGCATCGAATACGTGGCACCGGCCCTGCGCAATGACGTCCTGACCGCCGAGGCGCAGGAACGCACGCTGGCCGGCCGCACCGGCGTCTACGACATCACCGTGAGCAACCAGGACGGCAAGATCATCGCGCTGTTCCGGGGCAAGTCCTATCGCATCAAGGGCGAGGTGATCGCCGCACTGCCGGCGGCACAGCAAGGCCGCGCATAA